Part of the Nostoc sp. ATCC 53789 genome, GAAATTGCGGTGATGCTTTTTCAAAAAGAAAAGTTAACCCTTGCTCAAGCCAGTCGGTTTGCAGGGATAAACCGTATAGCATTTCAGCATCTACTCGCAAGTCGTCAAATTTCAGTGCATTATGGGGTCGAGGATTTTGACCAAGATATAGAAAACTTGCGGGCGATGGGTAGACTGTGATCATTGTCAGTGATACTT contains:
- a CDS encoding UPF0175 family protein, with the translated sequence MNVVIPNEILTATGMTEGEMKQEIAVMLFQKEKLTLAQASRFAGINRIAFQHLLASRQISVHYGVEDFDQDIENLRAMGRL